The DNA sequence aaatgtaacaaatacggttttaactgtcatatatagcaatttttgtgtgataaaagctttggctgtggacagaaacgagtccgttttaggcggcaaatttagagtgaacgatgccaaaagtgaaaaaaagagaaaaagcctaacgggtctgagatttctgtttctgaaactgttttgacatgtgcaagttatccagagagggtgaatacagcaaaTATAACtattttgagcgctctagcgccgttagtttgtcagaacagaaggtggtccatattaggagccggtccatattaggagcctttcccctacttcGTTCTTtcatacagtgttctagatgatcgaacgtgtagcaaagacctgtacgtgtacgtgtagactcacttttttctccaatgttccaaatgcatacgttgttttgctcccaccaagactgcagatcttggcaaacgcgtgacgtaaaaactagatttgatgacgttacccgtacacgttcccgtacacgtcctgaaaagtgctgatctagatcttgctattgaTGGCAGGAGCGCGAGGTCTGATGATGGCGGTGATGATAGCGGCTCTGATGAGCGACCTGGACTCCATCTTCAACAGTGCCAGCACTCTCTTCACCATGGACATCTGGAGGAAGTTCCGCAGGGCAGCCTCCACCACGGAGCTCATGGTCGTTGGAAGGTACGAGAACATCCCGTGGAcgtagacgggcgcagtggcctagtggataagacatcggcctgcTAATCGAAAATTcgcgagttcaaatcccggccgcggccgcctggtggattaagggtggagatttgtccgatctcccaggtcaacttatgtgcagatctgctagcgccttatcccccttcgtgtgtacacgcaagcacaagaccaagtacgcacggaaaagatcctgtaatccatgtcagcgttcggtgggttgtagaaacacgaaaatacccagcatgcttcctccgaaagcggcgtatggctgcctgaatgtcggggtaaaaacggtaatgcacgtaaaaacccactcgtgcgaaaaactgagtgaacgtgggagtttcagtccatgaacgaaaagaagaagaatcccgTGGACGTGTTATGCCGGTTTTCGTTCATAAGACATAACATTGTTGTTTGTCTCAAGAACCGGTGGGGGTTGTTTGAGACCGATTCTTCAACGATCTTGTTCTCTGATTTGTTCTGGGCCTTCTCCTTAAATCACTATTCAGATTTACGGCGTATGGGTAGTTTTGGTCTCAAATAGATAACAAATTCAATTCACTGTGTTAATTCACATGCTGCTTTATCGTGACCATGTTTTGGTAACATCCGAAAAATAGATTTATTGTGTTCACAGGCTCTTTATCGTGGCCACGTTTTGGTCACATccgaattttttttattgtgttcaCAGGCTCTTCATCGTGACCATGTTTTGGTTACATCCGAAACAAAGATTTATTGTGTTCACAGACTCTTCATCGTAGCCATGGTGGGTGTATCAATCGCATGGGTGCCGGTGATCAAAGAGACGAACCGCGGCCAGGTGTTTATCTACATCCAGGAGGTGACCAACTACCTGGCCCCTCCCTTCGCCGCCGTGTACCTGCTGGCCGTCCTGGTCCCCATGGTCAACGAAAAGGTAATTAaggccaagaaaaaaaagaaacgatCTTGTGGTGCACGTGCTAAAAGCAATTGGAGACTGGACCAATACGCTGTCACAAGTAAGCCAGGTAAATGTCCTGAACAGGAGACGAGATGGAAGATAACTCTCAAGCAGGCAGAATGCTAACATCATAGCTAAATCCCTTGCACAAATATACCCGAAATAACTTGAACATGTTGATAAAATCAAGTTTTTAACTCTAGTTTCAAACTCGAGGACTTTAGCAGAATGCATAACGCTAAAATCGTAGCAACCTCATTCGTACACACGAAAGAAATGCAATAACCTGAAACTGTTAATAAAATGAACGCTTTTGTTCTAGTTACAAACTCAAGGAATTTAGTAGAATACTTCATGATCAAAGCATAGTAAGTCGCTTGCACCAAATTCAAATAATTCAGTGGAAAACCTGAAACTGTTGATAAAATGAACACTTTTGTTCTACGTGTAGTTCCAAACTGAAGGAAATAGGGTAGAATACTTCATGCTAAAAGCATCTATAGTAAATCCCTTGTACCAAATTCAAATAAGTTAGTAACAAAAATATCCATAACCTGAAACTGTAATTTAAAAGAAACGTAACTgctcaacaaaataaaaagagagagaaagaaagagagaagagatgagagtgaagaggagaaagagaaagagaaggagagagaaaaagaagaagaggaagaagaaaaaaaaaccacacatagaaaaaaagagaaaaaatgaTCCTATGTTTTCCTGCTCGTTTCAGGGAGCATTCTGGTCGCTGATGTTAGCGTTGGTCACGGGGGTGGTTCGTCTGATCATGGCCTTCGTCTACAAGGGGGAGGGGTACTGCGGGGAGCGGGGGCAAGAGATTCCCCCCTTCCTGGCCCGTTTCCACTACATGTACTTCGCCACCTTCATCACCGCTATGACCGCTGTGGTCGCCATCGTCGTCAGTTACTTCACTGCCAGACCTGATCCAAAATATGTGAGTTTtgattatgggggcgaggacgcccccattctatacggatagtttagaggttgaccatgggcagcgccattttgttgtgaaatacgtcatcagtttgtgtacacaggaagttgtgacatccgtcaccctatgggaggggtgaaggcaacattgttcatctgtagaaagttgtgaaatccgtcaccctatgggaggggtgacgtcaaaattggtcatcacagagtttgtgtaacacaggaagttgtgaaatacgtcaccctatgggaggggtgacgtcaaaattgttcaacaaaaacatgatatgtcgcattgtgcagggtcaactgcaacaaactcaaaccgagccattcatacctagctgtatttgagtgacttatatacccgacatttttatttcttatttttagcacaggtgtaggaaaaatcatgaaccaaaatgttatttattttctaatttaacattttttttacaaatatgaccatggtcttttaaacatacagtgacattaaacattgttatgttaaaaaaaagaaaaaagaaaaaaaagcttttgtgcacaaatcagaaaatacattgtacattttacctacaggccaaacagtgtctgttggcggcaaagggcccagcaagttgctatttttagatcgattaaaagttgtcaagaacaggcgcttacatttggatgtgtccactgatagtaggtttggttgtgatcaatcagaatgatgtaggaataaaaatgtatgacagtttggtatgatgacatgtaattcaaatatgctgaaatgtaatattatacatgatataatattattatggctgttgccatgaccatgaaccccaagaaaggtttaatgttatgtaaaatcaaaataccaaactcaagcacctactaatctggtctacggtgcggcttggacctaataaatatggatggacacgcaactcgctcagccagccagcgctgcgagacttacagctgccaacttcgccgcggcgcgctcattggcttagtattgaacttgcgtcaaggccgatgcgcgtagattcccagaatgtttactttcggttagattcttcgacagcattcgcagaggtgactgccgtattgtgtaccgcagtcagaagtaatttattacttttgggagtttagtaacgtgatatcagttttcaattgttcgttcacttatattgctttcagatttaacacacaagaaacagtagcacggttttcgttgcgaaaatgtgcattggcagtgctacgcgatcgaattgtgtattatgtacacgcggtgttcttctggaaaagacgtcagtcgttcagcccgcgagcggtgggatgggggggggggttcacatggtttgtttgtttcagaaccacacccatatacacacatttcacatgtaaaccatttgtccgccccctgtcgatatttatcgactaagttccttgtggaACATGTGGTTGGTgtggtgggggtgtgtgtgtgtggtggggttgtgtgtgtggggtagGGTAGGCTAGGGTTGGGtgttagggtgtgtgtgtgtgtgtgtgtgtgtgtgtctgtgtctgtgtctgtgtgtacgtgtgtctgtgtctgtctgtctgtctgtgtgcgacCCTGCGTTTTCGTCCGTAAACTTTCTTGACAACCTGACCGCCGTTATTCTGGTCGCGGGTTGGTGTGGTTTGATGTGGTCATACGTCTCTACGTCAGCCTGACTGCGCGCAGGACTGGACTTAATgaaggagagggggggagggggggaggggcttCTGGAAAGAGGCAGGTGAAGATCAGGGCTTGCCGGGCGGTGGATATTGGTCGCGAGGCCCATCGAATGCTGTTGAAAGTTGGGATTTTAAAGGTAtattttgggtctctccttAACTAAAGTGTAAATTAGCCGGCTAAGGGGATGGACGGAGGGGGCTTTCAACACGTagctgccccccctccccccaccactcCCCGCCCTGGTGTGATTTTTAGGTGGTTTAATTATTCAGTGGTGTCTCGTATTGTGCTATGCTGTGTCTTCCTCGCTTACTTCATAACTATACCTGAACCTATAGATATGTGGTTTGAGTTGAACTGTAGGTTCGATTCGCAAATAACCGTTCTCAGTTTTTACACTGCTGGTAATCTTTTTTTTACTCTAAAACAGCTGTACAAAACGACATACTGGACTCGCCACGACACGGAACAACCAGCGACAGAGCTCAGCATTCAAAGAACGGAGAGTACTTCCTTTTACGACGACCCCGACACTAAAACCAACGACGGATCTAACTGTGCTGTTGAtgccaaatccatcaccctatCCACCATTGACGTGGCAGAGGAACCAGCCAATGGGCCTGCAGAGGGAGAAAAGAAACACCGGTTTGTGGACCCGGCTGTGTACGCTGGGGCAGGACAGAAAGAGGAATCTTGTAAGTTGTAAGATGTGAAGGATTTTGTAAGGTTTTGGACATTTTTGTATGCCATTTTATTATTAAGTTAAACAATGAAAATCTGCTTAAAGCTTTCTGAAGGCATTCTTATTTTCTGCTTTTAAATGTCAATCTTCTTTTCTGCTTTTAAATGTCAATCTTCTTTTCTGCTTTTAAATGTCATTCCTATTTTCTGCTTTTAAATGTCAATCTTATTTTCTGCTTTAAAATGTTAATCTTATTTTCTGCTTTTAAATGTCATTCTTATTGTCTGCCTTCAGCTTTCAAAAGCACCTGCAAGGAACTCTTCTTCAAGTTCGTATGCGGCGTACAGAGAGACCAGACCATCGACGACGTGAGCGAGGAACTCACCGCCAAGGAGAAGCATCTGAAAGACCTCGCCCTGCTGAAACAGAGCCCCGCGGAACGATTGGTTCTGGGTGTGGGTCTGTGCATCATCCTGGCTATCGGGGTGTCCATGTACGTGTTCTGGTCCGTGTACAAGTTTGACGCCGCTCCCTTCTACCCTGAAGGCGCAAACTCCAGCCTTCTCCTTCCTGGCGATGAGAATAAGACTGTGTGAAGTTAGCTTAAAATCTTGATTACTGTGTGAAGTTAGCTTAAAATTCTGTCCTTAAtcgagcccgaagtcgactttgcaaagtcttattacaacaaaatcaatgctaaagcttcgtgcggcaaACTTCGCGAAGTATAGTCTACTTCAAGTAGTTGACCTCGCCCAGGTGAGGACAAGTTTTAAGGAGccattaccccccgcgggttagggggagtcccatattagttgggacgagaaagaatttacccgatgccacccagcatgtcgtaagaggcgacaaacggttctgtttctccttttacccttgttaagtgtttcttgtatagaatatagtcaatgtttgtaaagattttagtcaagcagtatgtaagaaatgttacgtcctttgtactggaaacttgcattctcccagtaaggtcatatattgtactacgttgcaagcccctggagcaattttttgattagtgcttttgtgaacaagaaacaattaacaagtggctctatcccatctcccccctttcccctatcccatctccccccttcccccgtcgcgatataaccttgaatggttgaaaacgacgttaaacaccaaataaagaaagaaaggagccATTATTTGACTTTGTATCTGCATTCGATTGCTGAACTGAActtgaacttcttcttcttcttctgcttgtcgatcacacgtctatattgtcagcccggacagcgagacaaatGATACTGCCTTCTCTAGGTCCTCCTGCACTggactgaactgaactttattttacaaggattacaTGTATAGGAAAACAAAGCGTACTACACTGCTAAGCGTGAAAcgaacaataaagaaatgaaaagaacCAACAGCGTCGTATTTTGTTGTTCGTGGGTTATTAACACATTTTATTTACATAACACTGCGACCGGTTTTTGCACAGCGACAGTACGTACacttcttcaaccaaggccagtactttcattcACGACAAAGGAAAGCATAGATGCCTAATTAATAAAGTGTAATTGTTCCTCTCGGTGTTCGAGTGACATGCTGTTTCAGCGAACCATCTTCTGAAACCTAATTGTACTCAGCAGACTTGTCTTCCGCGCATAACTTTTGTGTCACCCTTGTTCTTGGCAACAATGAGAGAGGTCGCATTCTTGCAGACAATCATTGACAAAGAAGACCAATCATTTTTAGCATAGAAATGGAGAAGGTGTACTATCATAAAAGCACAGCGGTCAGATGACGTCGAATCTGTGTGAGGTTAAATTTAAGTGCCTGACATACTCGTTAGGGGCAAATTTATatctgcgcagagtcagcggcgctgcatgctactgcgatagggattatgacgagtacttggcctgttttcttttcacgcaacgtctGGCAGGctggaaaaaaaaaacttcaatAATCTGCaatgcgtcgtctgtgccgctgactctgcgcagatATAATTTGCCCcttaggcctggcgctcacctatgtaacttcagcaggacagacgacgcactgcagattatcccagcccgctacacgttgcgtgaaaggaaaacaggccaagtacgcgtcataatccctatcgcagcatcaacaatatgcagtgcgtcgtctgtgccgctgaaactgcgcaggtatattctgcccattaccGTTAAATACGTTACCTTCATGTAGCTTTGTTAATTGTAGACTCACACAGTACGAGTATATTGCTTTTTCGAAATGACGACGGGCACGGATTGCTGGCGAAAAATAAAGCTACAAAAAAGCATAAGTATTGAACAAAATAACCACACAAACATTTTGGGAactttgcacacacaaaaacccgaTTCGTCGCTTGTTATTAACTGACTGACTCTACCACTTaagtcacgtgtgtgtgtgtgtgtgtgtgtgtgtgtgtgtgtgtgtgtgtttgcatgcgtgtgtgtgtgtgtgtgtgtgtgcgtgtgcgtgtgtgtgtgtgtgtgtaaataaatatgTATTTTCGTGAAAGGATAAACGCCCTGGTGAAAACAGGTTTAtatatgtaaacaaaataaaatcaatGGAGCACAACCAGTTTTGTTTATAAGTGGGCTCTTAAAAACAGTATAAGGTAATATTTTGCGGCGTTCCAATgtacacaatttgtaaccataTCACatagttaacaagtcgcgtaaggcgaaaatacaatatttagtcaagttgctgtcgaactcacagaatgaaactgaacgcaatgcaacgcagcaagaccgtatactcgtagtccaccgctcacggcataggcagtgaaattgacaagaagagcggggtagtagttgcgctaagaaggatagcacgcttttctgtacctctctttgttttaactttctgagcgtgtttttaatccaaacatatcatatctatatgtttttggaatcaggaaccgacaaggaataagatgaaagtgtttttaaattgatttggacaatttaattttgataataatttttatatatttaattttcagagcttgtttttaatccgaatataacatctttatatgtttttggaatcagcaaatcatggagaataagataaacgtaaatttggatcgttttataaatttttatttttttttacaattttcagatttttagtgaccaaagtcattaattaatttttaagccaccaagctgaaatgcaataccgaagtccgggcgtcgtcgaagattacttgaccaaaatgtcaaccaatttggttgaaaaatgagggcgtgacagtgccgcctcaactttcacgaaaagccggatatgacgtcatcaaagatatttatcaaaaaaatgaacaaaacgtatggggatttcatacccaggaactctcatgtcaaatttcataaagatcggtccagtagtttagtctgaatcgctctacacacacacacacacacacgcacgcacacacgcacatacaccacgaccctcgtctcgattccccctctatgttaaaacatttagtcaaaacttgactaaatgtaaaaagaacaaggaacttagtcgataaatatcgacagggggccgacaaatggtttaaatgggaaatgtgtgtatatgggtgtgggtttgaaacaaacaaacaaaccaacccatgtgaaccccgggccgcaggccttcgatgtagtgattgaaaaaaaaggatgttctcaaatggttcaattctcatttggtctgattctcaaatggtaccggtatactcccccccccccctggccgcaggcctaggagtaaaatttttatagacactgaccttcttcccaggggtcattgacccagttttagctatgagaggtggttcgcccagaggctgtagagtatactggggcggtctctttgatgtcttgagaggaaacttggccagggtagtacatgcaccagaactggtggacaccaaggacaaacatgaaatcgaagcagtttgctttcagagagaacggtcgtcagcaactcaaacttctctgttttctttttttttttaaatctgactttctttgtggccccctgactccgcccccctccctctgtaaggacccccctccacaaggaccgatttttgtcaacattttaaaggtcgctagagaggggttccactgtatgacctaaccgctactggcagacggcctcaatcttcacgcgcaaagacgagattaataggtgctcggttttggtattttgaattacattacattaaacctttgttgggtttcatggtcatggcaacagccataataatattacatgatgtataatatcatatttcagcatatgtgaattacatgtcatcatactaaactgtcatacatttttattcctacattattctgattgatcacaaccaaacctactatcattggacacatccaaatgcaagcgcctgttcttgacaatttctctctgatctaaatataaaatcagtgcaatttcctgggtcgggctttgccacagacactcacggtttggcctgtaggtaaaatgtacaatgtattttctgatttgtgcacaaaagctttttttcttttttcttttttttaacataacaatgtttaatgtcactgtatgtttaaaagaccatggtcatatttgtaaaaaaaatgttaaattagaaaataaataacattttggttcatgatttttcctacacctgtgctaaaaataagaaataaaaatgtcgggtatataagtcactcaaatacagctaggtatgaatggctcggtttgagtttgttgcagttgaccctgcacaatgcgacatatcatgtttttgttgaacaattttgacgtcacccctcccatagggtgacgtatttcacaacttcctgtgttacacaaactctgtgatgaccaattttgacgtcacccctcccatagggtgacggatttcacaactttctacagatgaacaattttgacgtcacccctcccatagggtgacggatgtcacaacttcctgtgtacacaaactgatgacgtatttcacaacaaaatggcgctgcccatggtcaacctcgaaactatccgtatagaatgggggcgtcctcgcccccataacaagtcgcgtaaggcgaaaatacaatatttagtcaagtagctgtcgaactcacagaatgaaactgaacgcaatgcaacgcagcaagaccgtatactcgtggtccaccgctcacggcataggcagtgaa is a window from the Littorina saxatilis isolate snail1 linkage group LG10, US_GU_Lsax_2.0, whole genome shotgun sequence genome containing:
- the LOC138978747 gene encoding sodium/myo-inositol cotransporter-like; translated protein: MAARQYTRLSGADIGVLISYFVLVILIGVFAMWRSNRQTVSGYFLAGRSMWFLPIGASLFVSNIGTEHFIGLAGSGAAQGISVGAWEFNALLLLQLLGWVFVPVYIACGTYTMPEYLSKRFGGQRLRVYFAVLSLILYIFTKCSGDLYTGALFIQQSLNWDLYVSIVILVLLTAVLTITGGLTAVIYTDTLQAVLMVGGALYLMVKGFQEIGGFEGLLEKYPQAVPRNVSAIAVNETCHWPDRQAFRMLRDVDDDYMPWLGFLLGQTPGSIWYWCADQVIVQRALAAKSLSHAQGATLMAGFIKMLPLFIMVMPGMISRILYPDEVACTNPDYCMEVCQSRAGCSNIAYPRLVLGLMPDGARGLMMAVMIAALMSDLDSIFNSASTLFTMDIWRKFRRAASTTELMVVGRLFIVAMVGVSIAWVPVIKETNRGQVFIYIQEVTNYLAPPFAAVYLLAVLVPMVNEKGAFWSLMLALVTGVVRLIMAFVYKGEGYCGERGQEIPPFLARFHYMYFATFITAMTAVVAIVVSYFTARPDPKYLYKTTYWTRHDTEQPATELSIQRTESTSFYDDPDTKTNDGSNCAVDAKSITLSTIDVAEEPANGPAEGEKKHRFVDPAVYAGAGQKEESSFKSTCKELFFKFVCGVQRDQTIDDVSEELTAKEKHLKDLALLKQSPAERLVLGVGLCIILAIGVSMYVFWSVYKFDAAPFYPEGANSSLLLPGDENKTV